From the Butyrivibrio fibrisolvens genome, one window contains:
- a CDS encoding TIGR01440 family protein has protein sequence MTNKEDVYRTTTLDLDKIASQARACINEIVEASGISKGQVFVVGCSTSEICGDMIGSNSSLEVAKAVFGAIYDELNQKGIYLASQCCEHLNRAIIVEKECAVSIGMKNHIACVVPQPKAGGSFATCAYYTFKEPVALEEIQADAGIDIGGTLIGMNLKRVAVPVKLTNNKIGSANVLAARTRPKYIGGERAIYESDEDMKKRILG, from the coding sequence ATGACTAACAAAGAAGATGTTTACAGAACCACGACACTTGACCTTGATAAAATAGCTTCTCAGGCAAGAGCCTGTATCAATGAAATCGTAGAAGCTTCAGGTATAAGTAAAGGGCAGGTATTCGTAGTAGGATGCTCTACCAGCGAAATCTGCGGAGATATGATAGGCTCCAATTCAAGTCTTGAAGTTGCCAAGGCAGTCTTTGGCGCAATATATGATGAGCTAAACCAAAAGGGGATCTATCTTGCATCCCAGTGCTGTGAACACCTTAACAGGGCTATCATTGTAGAAAAAGAGTGCGCAGTTTCTATTGGTATGAAGAACCATATTGCATGCGTAGTTCCGCAGCCCAAGGCCGGTGGCTCTTTTGCTACCTGTGCTTATTATACCTTCAAGGAGCCTGTTGCTCTTGAAGAGATTCAGGCAGATGCCGGAATCGATATAGGCGGAACCCTTATAGGAATGAATCTAAAAAGGGTCGCTGTGCCTGTAAAGCTTACTAATAACAAAATAGGAAGTGCCAATGTCCTTGCAGCAAGGACAAGGCCCAAATACATCGGCGGCGAAAGAGCTATCTACGAATCCGATGAAGACATGAAAAAGCGAATACTTGGATGA
- a CDS encoding tRNA threonylcarbamoyladenosine dehydratase — translation MIDKFERTKILLGDESMKRLSECRVAVFGVGGVGGYVCEALARSGIGQIDLIDNDRVCYTNLNRQIIALNSTIGRYKVDVMADRIRDINPDCIVNVHKTFYLPPEARSMKQLSVSANASDTDRNKGQTENGNASDDTDKKITGEKFDFATYDYVVDAIDTVTGKIGLIVECSEAGTPIISSMGAGNKLDPSAFEVSDIYKTSVDPLARVMRRELKKRGIRKLKVVYSKEEPVGTGAEGTGRRRRTPGSIAFVPSVCGLIIAGEVIRDLSDKS, via the coding sequence ATGATAGATAAATTTGAAAGAACAAAAATACTTCTTGGTGATGAGTCCATGAAAAGACTTTCAGAATGCCGCGTAGCGGTATTTGGCGTAGGCGGCGTGGGCGGCTATGTATGTGAAGCGCTTGCAAGAAGCGGAATAGGTCAGATCGATCTGATAGACAATGACAGAGTCTGCTATACCAACCTTAACAGGCAGATAATTGCGCTTAACTCCACAATAGGCAGATACAAGGTAGATGTCATGGCAGACAGAATCAGGGATATCAACCCGGATTGCATCGTTAATGTTCATAAGACTTTCTATCTTCCACCTGAAGCCAGAAGCATGAAGCAGCTTAGCGTTTCTGCAAATGCATCTGATACAGATAGAAACAAAGGTCAAACAGAAAATGGAAATGCTTCTGATGATACAGATAAGAAGATAACAGGAGAGAAGTTTGATTTTGCTACTTATGATTATGTTGTTGATGCCATAGATACAGTAACAGGCAAGATAGGACTTATAGTAGAGTGCAGCGAAGCAGGAACACCTATTATAAGCTCCATGGGCGCCGGCAATAAGCTTGATCCTAGCGCATTTGAAGTATCTGATATCTATAAGACATCAGTGGACCCTCTTGCCAGAGTTATGAGAAGAGAACTTAAAAAAAGAGGTATCAGGAAGCTTAAGGTGGTCTATTCCAAAGAAGAACCCGTGGGAACAGGTGCTGAGGGTACCGGAAGAAGGCGTAGAACCCCGGGATCTATAGCTTTTGTGCCATCTGTTTGCGGTCTTATCATCGCCGGCGAAGTTATTCGTGACCTATCGGATAAAAGTTGA
- a CDS encoding N-acetylmuramoyl-L-alanine amidase, with amino-acid sequence MGKKKLSVIVSAIMSFILLMFLLAPNTSLNAKAKDVMTLNASSSIDTEVRAVWFSFRDWQKYLQGKDKDSFTKAFETITDNILGAGCNTLIMHVRSHNDAVYPSKIYPWSTEMLMGTDPGYDPLKIMVDIAHKKGLSIHAWINPYGFRNGEYCGDASLATHDNIVAGIDEILRNYKVDGIHFDDYFPVMDASVHNSLVADVYKTCHKYGKVFGISPTGNVDNNIAKGADIVTWMSVPGYIDYIAPQIYWTNMYSRDGSVTLFSNRLLQWITLNKLGLPMYVGLALYMAEVKPASDLGWSLSDANIMYQVMELRNNNQPGFILYSYNSLLSPACAAELNHLKGLYNTPPLYGFDTAGDKADDKEVAYENASDNTSDNTTGNNAVDNNATDNDADINATENSQSDNIYNAHIYTIAIDPGHQARGDYDKEPVGPGSSIMKTKVAGGTKGVSTGIPEYELTLDIALLLRDELLLKGYNVVLVRESNDVNISNAERAQLANASCADIFIRLHADGSDNSSVTGATTLCQSPSNPYNADLYQSSRLLSECILSGYTQVTGIKSRGVSETDTMTGINWSRVPVTIIEMGFMTNASEDQKMNDDEFQKLMVEGLIYGIDMYFAQN; translated from the coding sequence ATGGGAAAAAAGAAGTTATCTGTAATAGTGTCTGCTATTATGTCTTTTATTCTACTTATGTTCCTTTTGGCTCCTAATACATCTTTAAATGCAAAAGCCAAAGATGTCATGACTCTTAATGCTTCAAGCAGCATAGATACTGAAGTCAGAGCTGTCTGGTTTTCTTTTCGCGACTGGCAAAAATATCTTCAGGGCAAAGATAAAGATTCTTTTACCAAGGCTTTTGAAACTATAACAGACAATATCCTGGGCGCAGGCTGCAATACGCTGATAATGCATGTAAGATCTCACAATGATGCGGTATATCCTTCCAAGATCTATCCCTGGAGTACAGAGATGCTGATGGGGACAGATCCCGGATATGATCCTCTTAAGATCATGGTAGATATCGCTCATAAAAAGGGGCTGTCCATACATGCCTGGATCAATCCTTACGGATTTAGAAACGGCGAATACTGCGGAGATGCAAGTCTTGCCACACATGATAATATTGTTGCGGGTATCGATGAGATACTTAGAAATTATAAGGTTGATGGGATCCACTTTGATGACTACTTCCCGGTGATGGATGCATCTGTTCATAACAGCCTTGTTGCGGATGTGTATAAGACCTGCCACAAATACGGTAAAGTATTCGGAATAAGCCCTACTGGCAATGTTGACAATAACATTGCAAAGGGGGCAGATATCGTAACCTGGATGTCAGTCCCCGGGTATATCGATTATATAGCTCCACAGATTTACTGGACCAACATGTATTCAAGAGATGGCAGTGTTACGCTTTTTTCAAACAGACTGCTTCAGTGGATCACGCTTAATAAGCTTGGTCTTCCTATGTATGTAGGTCTGGCATTATATATGGCAGAGGTTAAGCCTGCATCAGATCTTGGCTGGAGCTTATCTGATGCCAATATCATGTATCAGGTTATGGAGCTTAGAAACAATAATCAGCCGGGTTTTATACTCTATAGCTATAATAGCCTGTTATCTCCTGCGTGTGCGGCGGAGCTAAATCATCTTAAGGGGCTTTACAATACGCCGCCTTTGTATGGCTTCGATACAGCGGGAGATAAAGCAGATGATAAAGAAGTAGCCTATGAAAATGCTTCTGATAATACTTCTGATAATACAACTGGTAATAATGCTGTTGATAATAATGCAACTGATAATGATGCTGATATAAATGCGACTGAAAACTCTCAAAGCGATAATATCTATAATGCGCACATATATACAATTGCTATAGATCCGGGGCATCAGGCAAGGGGGGATTATGACAAGGAACCTGTAGGACCGGGCTCATCTATTATGAAGACCAAGGTAGCAGGAGGAACCAAAGGCGTATCTACAGGGATTCCTGAATACGAACTTACCCTTGATATAGCATTACTTCTTCGTGACGAGCTGCTATTAAAGGGTTATAATGTTGTCTTGGTGCGCGAATCAAACGATGTCAATATCAGTAATGCCGAAAGAGCCCAATTGGCTAATGCATCATGTGCAGATATATTTATAAGGCTTCATGCAGACGGTAGTGATAATAGCAGTGTTACAGGTGCTACAACTTTATGTCAGAGTCCTTCCAATCCATACAATGCAGACCTGTATCAGAGCAGCAGACTATTATCAGAATGTATCCTGTCAGGATATACGCAGGTAACAGGTATTAAGAGCCGCGGAGTATCAGAGACAGATACCATGACAGGTATCAACTGGTCCAGGGTTCCGGTTACCATAATCGAGATGGGATTTATGACCAATGCATCAGAAGATCAGAAAATGAATGATGATGAGTTCCAAAAGCTTATGGTAGAGGGGCTGATATATGGCATAGATATGTACTTTGCGCAGAATTAA
- a CDS encoding HD domain-containing phosphohydrolase, which yields MNDIPVFADDNKTVRVGYYENEIFQEGSGEGVVKSGYAYEYYRKMSEYTGWKYEYIYGTYAELYKQLIDGKIDLLAGLARTDEREEIIAYPDAPMGSGLYNLIKHDFDNSVTSDPASFEGRKIGVLDSILVNALNDYLKDQEVSADIVLYDDYVSLFEDFDNGELEIIAVEGNGAYSRENSVVLCTFGSADFYLCVSKDRQDLLFELNNAQTMLASEEPNYITNLRNRYFSGSVSSLAFSDTEKEWIMENDTLDVGYLENLMPYSDTDEDGNVTGLVKDMIPQLFNDLNINGISIRYHGYKSYDDMIQDMDDQIIDLAFPVEGSLFYSEENGMYQSSTILSTINELVYRGTYDSTSENIIAVNRNCGLQYYYIMAVLPEAKIKYYDTIFECLDAVISGEADGTVLNGLRSYDILKNSKYHDLSTMKIGTKDEICFGIEIGNKGLLKLVNRGLSVIDEDYALNMASRYTDKLYSYTVSDFLKDNSEIGVTILIIAFLVILFILVLGYQQKIEEEKNQRASIQKIFDQMIMAFAKMIDKKDEYTSGHSFRVADYSRKLASKIGYSKALCQKVYNVALLHDIGKIAVPSRILHKPNPLDDKEYSIVKEHASLGMEILQEIDAFPEISLGAGYHHEKYDGTGYPEGLKGEEIPKIAQIISVADAFDAMYSTRPYRKRMKLEDCLEEIRKGEGTQFNPNIAEAFIELVHEGRLDVDEESYEDVLWR from the coding sequence ATGAATGATATTCCGGTATTTGCGGATGACAACAAGACTGTACGAGTCGGATATTATGAGAATGAGATATTCCAGGAAGGATCCGGCGAAGGCGTAGTCAAATCAGGCTATGCATATGAGTATTATCGCAAGATGTCCGAGTATACCGGATGGAAATATGAGTATATATATGGAACATACGCAGAGCTTTATAAGCAGCTTATTGATGGTAAGATAGATCTTCTTGCAGGTCTTGCAAGGACCGACGAAAGGGAAGAGATCATAGCCTATCCGGATGCTCCTATGGGAAGCGGTCTTTATAATCTTATCAAGCATGACTTTGATAATAGTGTAACTTCTGATCCGGCATCATTTGAAGGTCGCAAGATCGGAGTTTTGGACAGTATTCTTGTAAATGCTCTTAACGATTATCTTAAGGATCAGGAAGTCAGCGCTGATATTGTCTTATATGATGACTATGTGTCTTTGTTTGAAGATTTTGATAACGGAGAACTTGAGATCATCGCTGTTGAAGGTAATGGCGCATACAGTAGAGAAAATTCGGTGGTACTGTGTACTTTCGGATCTGCTGATTTCTATCTGTGTGTGAGTAAAGACAGACAGGACCTTTTGTTTGAGCTTAATAATGCTCAGACAATGCTTGCAAGCGAGGAACCCAATTATATCACCAATCTTCGTAATAGATATTTCTCTGGAAGTGTTTCAAGCCTTGCTTTTTCTGATACAGAAAAAGAGTGGATTATGGAAAATGACACTCTTGATGTTGGTTATCTTGAAAATCTAATGCCATACTCTGACACGGATGAAGATGGCAATGTTACAGGGCTGGTGAAGGACATGATTCCGCAGCTTTTCAATGATCTTAATATTAATGGAATAAGTATAAGATATCATGGATACAAGTCCTATGATGATATGATACAGGATATGGATGATCAGATCATAGACCTTGCATTTCCGGTAGAAGGAAGCCTTTTTTATTCCGAGGAAAATGGTATGTATCAGTCCAGTACTATACTATCTACCATCAATGAGCTGGTCTACAGGGGTACATATGATAGCACTTCTGAGAATATAATTGCGGTCAACAGAAACTGCGGACTTCAGTATTATTATATTATGGCAGTTCTTCCGGAAGCTAAGATCAAATACTATGATACTATTTTTGAATGCCTTGATGCTGTTATAAGCGGTGAAGCAGATGGTACGGTTCTAAATGGTCTTAGATCATACGATATTCTTAAGAATAGTAAGTATCATGATCTTTCGACAATGAAGATCGGTACTAAGGATGAGATATGCTTTGGTATAGAGATTGGTAATAAGGGACTTCTAAAGCTTGTAAACAGAGGATTAAGTGTAATAGATGAAGATTATGCCCTTAATATGGCATCCCGTTATACTGACAAGCTATATTCATATACGGTTAGTGATTTTCTAAAGGATAATTCAGAGATAGGTGTAACTATCCTTATCATAGCATTTCTTGTGATCCTTTTTATCCTTGTACTAGGGTATCAGCAGAAGATCGAAGAAGAGAAAAATCAAAGGGCATCTATTCAGAAAATATTCGATCAGATGATCATGGCTTTTGCCAAGATGATCGATAAAAAAGATGAATATACTAGCGGACACTCCTTCAGAGTTGCAGATTATTCCAGAAAACTTGCATCCAAGATCGGATACAGCAAGGCTCTTTGCCAGAAAGTCTACAACGTAGCTCTTCTTCATGATATAGGCAAGATAGCTGTGCCTAGCAGGATCCTTCATAAGCCCAATCCGCTTGATGATAAGGAGTATTCGATTGTCAAAGAGCACGCAAGCCTTGGAATGGAGATCCTTCAGGAGATAGATGCGTTTCCGGAGATATCTCTTGGAGCAGGTTACCATCATGAGAAATATGACGGAACCGGTTATCCGGAAGGCCTTAAGGGAGAGGAGATTCCAAAGATAGCACAGATCATATCCGTTGCAGATGCTTTTGATGCTATGTATTCGACAAGGCCTTACAGAAAGAGGATGAAACTTGAGGATTGCCTTGAAGAGATCAGAAAAGGAGAAGGAACTCAGTTCAATCCAAATATAGCAGAGGCTTTCATAGAACTGGTCCATGAAGGAAGGCTTGATGTTGATGAAGAGTCGTACGAAGATGTGCTATGGCGGTGA
- a CDS encoding M14 family zinc carboxypeptidase — MKKVLGSNSILRRIAMMMVLVIAVSLAYTNTIDSSAEGAPEIVSFEGIYTYERMLLDAQALSTYYPDVVSYELRAQTALGHQILVLRLGNPSAPRQILVHASIHGREYYVTPLVMKMAEYYAANEKELLSTTCFTIVPMVNPDGVSIAQSGANAASDANYQAFIGFIGHYSAWKSNANGVDINRNFPIGFGLAETRMPSNSYAFYEGIAPSSEVETTVLEQLLSENSFDCYLAYHMRGNLIYFYAPTCSPEMFAMSQLIAATVHNSTGYRIDVDLSDTHPNGSFADYAQIMCGVPGCTIECGTTLPPAGADQVAGFYSRNLYSWKNVANLFAGEA, encoded by the coding sequence TTGAAAAAAGTTTTAGGCAGTAATAGTATACTTCGAAGAATCGCTATGATGATGGTACTTGTGATCGCAGTATCGCTTGCATATACCAATACTATAGATTCATCAGCAGAAGGTGCTCCTGAAATAGTGTCTTTTGAAGGGATTTATACCTATGAGCGTATGCTTCTTGATGCGCAGGCACTTAGCACGTATTATCCGGATGTTGTCAGCTATGAACTTAGGGCGCAGACTGCTCTTGGACACCAGATACTTGTGCTTAGACTTGGTAATCCGAGTGCTCCCAGACAGATTCTGGTGCATGCTTCAATCCATGGAAGGGAGTATTATGTAACACCTCTTGTCATGAAGATGGCAGAGTATTACGCAGCTAATGAAAAAGAGCTTCTATCTACAACCTGTTTTACCATAGTACCTATGGTCAATCCTGACGGCGTCTCTATAGCTCAGAGCGGCGCAAATGCAGCATCTGATGCTAATTATCAGGCTTTTATAGGTTTCATAGGTCATTATAGTGCCTGGAAGTCCAATGCTAATGGAGTTGACATCAATCGCAATTTCCCGATTGGTTTCGGACTTGCAGAAACCAGGATGCCTTCCAATTCTTATGCCTTTTATGAAGGAATAGCTCCTTCATCGGAAGTTGAGACTACGGTTTTGGAGCAGCTCCTTTCAGAGAATAGCTTTGACTGTTATCTTGCTTATCATATGAGAGGGAATCTTATCTATTTCTATGCACCTACATGTAGCCCTGAAATGTTTGCTATGTCACAGCTTATAGCTGCAACGGTTCACAACTCTACCGGATATAGGATTGATGTGGATCTGTCTGATACGCATCCAAATGGTTCATTTGCAGACTATGCTCAGATCATGTGCGGTGTTCCGGGATGTACTATAGAGTGTGGCACGACTCTTCCTCCGGCAGGCGCGGATCAGGTTGCGGGATTCTACTCAAGGAATCTTTACAGTTGGAAGAATGTTGCAAATCTCTTTGCCGGCGAGGCTTGA
- a CDS encoding ATP-binding protein, whose translation MSSTITIEEMLLDTRNKLVVDVRKKDDFDKETYPDAINIFWEDFMEHKDELPKDRPIYLLCYSGRNSEDIADILSEEGYEIYSVEGGYYSWLRIKLEMFMKDGEASDKRCKDIEHSIIKKFRKDIWSQFTKAINIYDLIQDGDRIAVCISGGKDSMLMAKLFQELHRHGKQNFEVVYLVMNPGYNDINYQTILNNAKLMQVPITVFRSDIYNIVAKDDIAKAGSPCYLCARMRRGALYQKARELGCNKIALGHHYDDVIETILMGMLYSGQVQTMMPKLHATNFEGMELIRPLYLIREEDIIKWRDYNGLHFIQCACRLTESCASCGGTEQGSKRGEIKGLIKELRTKSPYIESNIFKSVENVHINAIMGYKTPDGARHSFFDDYDNK comes from the coding sequence ATGAGTAGTACCATTACAATCGAAGAGATGCTTCTGGATACCAGAAATAAGCTTGTTGTCGATGTTAGAAAAAAGGATGACTTTGACAAGGAAACATATCCTGATGCCATTAACATATTCTGGGAAGATTTTATGGAGCATAAGGATGAGCTTCCCAAGGATAGGCCTATTTATCTTTTGTGTTATTCAGGACGCAACTCTGAAGATATAGCAGATATCCTTTCTGAAGAGGGATATGAGATATACAGCGTCGAAGGCGGCTATTATTCATGGCTTCGAATAAAGCTTGAAATGTTCATGAAGGACGGCGAAGCATCCGATAAGCGCTGCAAGGATATAGAGCATAGCATTATCAAGAAGTTCAGAAAAGATATCTGGAGTCAGTTCACCAAGGCAATCAATATATATGACCTTATACAGGATGGTGACAGGATAGCTGTGTGCATCTCCGGTGGCAAGGATTCCATGCTTATGGCCAAGCTCTTTCAGGAGCTTCACAGACATGGCAAGCAGAATTTTGAAGTAGTATATCTTGTAATGAATCCCGGATACAATGATATAAACTATCAGACGATTCTTAATAATGCAAAACTTATGCAGGTTCCTATTACTGTATTTCGTTCTGACATATATAATATTGTTGCTAAGGATGATATAGCCAAGGCAGGAAGCCCCTGTTATCTGTGCGCTCGTATGAGAAGAGGCGCTTTGTATCAGAAGGCAAGGGAGCTTGGATGTAATAAGATAGCACTTGGTCATCATTATGATGATGTAATAGAGACAATCCTTATGGGAATGCTCTATTCCGGACAGGTTCAGACTATGATGCCCAAGCTTCACGCTACCAACTTTGAAGGTATGGAGCTTATAAGACCTCTTTATCTTATAAGAGAAGAGGATATTATAAAGTGGCGTGACTACAATGGACTTCATTTCATCCAGTGTGCATGCAGACTTACAGAGAGCTGCGCCAGCTGCGGCGGAACAGAGCAAGGTTCCAAACGCGGTGAGATCAAAGGTCTTATTAAGGAACTTAGGACAAAGAGTCCATATATTGAGAGCAATATCTTTAAGAGCGTAGAGAATGTACATATCAATGCAATCATGGGATATAAGACTCCTGATGGTGCAAGACACAGTTTCTTTGATGACTATGATAATAAATGA
- a CDS encoding DNA methylase, giving the protein MERTYIAIDLKSFYASVECQERGLNPLTARLVVADSSRTSKTICLAVSPALKAYGIPGRARLFEVEQKVSQIQRSTGKKIDYIVATPRMQLYMDYSARIYSIYLKYIAPEDIHVYSIDEVFMDVTGYLRTYKMTAHELAMTMVRDVLKETGITATAGIGTNMYLCKVAMDIVAKHIPADKDGVRIAELDEKSYRYKLWDHRPLTDFWRIGRGYARKLEAHGMYTMGDVARCAIRDEELLYKLFGINAELLIDHAFGIEPATIEEIKAYKPENNSVSSGQVLHCPYDFAGGRLIVREMTDLLVLDLVDKKLVTDQIVLTIGYDISNLTDPDIQKKYKGAVTTDYLGRTIPEHAHGSANMQEFTSSTAKIMDAVMALYDRIVNKDLLVRRINITANHLKDEKDLLQEDSYEQMDLFTDYKAVEEERAKEKKIRERERRAQEAVLAIKKKYGKNAILKGMNLEEGAQTIARNSQIGGHKA; this is encoded by the coding sequence ATGGAGAGAACTTACATTGCAATAGATCTTAAATCTTTTTATGCTTCTGTTGAGTGTCAGGAGAGGGGGCTTAATCCTCTTACGGCCAGGCTGGTCGTGGCAGACTCGTCCAGAACCAGTAAGACTATATGTCTTGCGGTATCTCCGGCACTTAAGGCTTATGGGATTCCTGGACGCGCCCGCCTTTTTGAAGTAGAACAGAAGGTAAGTCAGATTCAAAGGTCAACAGGAAAAAAGATAGATTATATTGTAGCTACACCTAGAATGCAGCTGTATATGGACTATAGTGCCAGAATATACAGTATATATCTTAAGTATATAGCGCCCGAGGACATACATGTATATTCTATAGATGAGGTGTTCATGGATGTCACAGGCTATCTTAGAACCTATAAGATGACAGCTCATGAACTTGCCATGACTATGGTAAGGGATGTACTTAAAGAGACTGGTATTACGGCAACAGCCGGTATAGGAACCAACATGTACCTGTGCAAGGTAGCAATGGACATAGTTGCCAAGCATATCCCTGCTGACAAGGACGGAGTCAGGATAGCAGAGCTTGATGAGAAGAGTTATAGATATAAACTTTGGGATCATAGACCGCTTACTGATTTCTGGCGCATAGGAAGAGGGTATGCCAGAAAACTTGAAGCACATGGCATGTATACTATGGGAGATGTAGCAAGATGCGCTATAAGAGATGAGGAGCTTTTATACAAGCTTTTTGGTATAAATGCAGAACTATTGATAGATCATGCTTTTGGAATAGAACCCGCGACTATTGAAGAAATCAAAGCTTATAAACCTGAGAATAATTCTGTATCATCAGGACAGGTGCTTCATTGTCCTTATGATTTTGCAGGAGGCAGGCTCATAGTAAGGGAGATGACAGATCTTCTGGTGCTGGACCTTGTTGACAAAAAACTTGTTACAGACCAGATAGTACTGACTATAGGATATGATATCAGTAACCTTACTGATCCTGATATTCAGAAGAAGTACAAGGGAGCTGTTACAACGGACTATCTGGGAAGGACGATCCCTGAACATGCTCACGGAAGCGCTAATATGCAGGAGTTTACATCTTCTACGGCCAAGATCATGGACGCTGTTATGGCTTTATACGACAGGATTGTCAATAAGGATCTTCTCGTAAGACGTATCAATATTACTGCTAACCATCTCAAGGATGAGAAGGACCTGTTACAGGAAGATTCCTATGAGCAGATGGATCTTTTTACAGACTATAAGGCCGTTGAAGAAGAAAGAGCCAAAGAAAAAAAGATCCGAGAAAGAGAAAGACGTGCTCAGGAAGCAGTCCTTGCCATCAAGAAAAAGTATGGTAAAAACGCTATTCTAAAGGGCATGAACCTTGAAGAGGGTGCGCAGACAATTGCAAGAAACTCTCAGATAGGCGGTCATAAAGCCTGA
- a CDS encoding SulP family inorganic anion transporter: protein MKNDALKPMLFTTLKDYNKAQFVKDVVAGIIVAIIALPLSIALALASGVGPEQGIYTAVIAGFLISFLGGSRVQIAGPTAAFATIVAGIVQREGMSGLALATVLAGIILVIMGLLKLGSLIKFIPYTITTGFTAGIAVTIVIGQIKDFLGLTYPKGTVTVETVDKIGAIVSNIGTVNIQALIVGIVCLVVLIVWPYINKVIPGSLIAVIVGVIMVKGFGMKVNTIGDLYTISSGLPSFTMPQFSLASIRNILPDAFTIAILAAIESLLSCVVADGMIGSKHRSNMELVAQGVGNIGSALFGGIPATGAIARTAANVKNGGKTPVAGMVHAIVLVLVLVVLMPYAALIPMPTIAAILFMVAYNMCQYRAFIHLVKTAPKSDIIVLVLTFVLTVVFDLVVAIEIGMLISGLLFVKRMSEESEVRSWKYVDDEEHDADAIRLREVPKAVSVYEISGPMFFGVSDMLADITVRESTKCLIIRMRGVPALDATAMRALEQTYDKITSGGTTVIFSHVNEQPRHTMDKAGFIAKVGEENFCNNIDASLERAAQLIK from the coding sequence ATGAAAAACGATGCTTTAAAACCTATGCTGTTCACTACGCTCAAAGATTATAATAAAGCGCAGTTTGTTAAGGATGTTGTTGCAGGTATCATTGTTGCTATTATTGCACTTCCTTTGTCTATCGCACTTGCACTTGCTTCGGGAGTTGGTCCTGAACAGGGTATCTATACTGCCGTTATCGCAGGATTCCTTATTTCATTTCTTGGCGGTAGCAGAGTTCAGATAGCAGGTCCTACAGCTGCATTTGCAACAATAGTAGCAGGTATAGTCCAAAGAGAAGGCATGTCAGGTCTTGCTCTTGCTACAGTGCTTGCAGGTATCATACTTGTCATCATGGGTCTATTAAAACTTGGAAGTCTTATCAAGTTCATTCCATATACTATTACAACAGGATTCACAGCCGGAATCGCGGTTACTATCGTGATCGGACAGATCAAGGATTTTCTGGGACTTACATATCCTAAGGGAACTGTGACTGTAGAAACTGTAGACAAGATAGGAGCTATCGTTTCTAATATAGGAACTGTTAATATTCAGGCGCTTATAGTTGGTATCGTATGCCTGGTGGTTCTGATCGTATGGCCTTATATCAATAAGGTAATACCGGGATCTTTAATAGCTGTTATCGTAGGCGTGATCATGGTCAAGGGATTTGGTATGAAGGTTAATACCATAGGAGATCTGTATACTATAAGTTCAGGACTTCCTTCTTTTACAATGCCTCAGTTCTCACTTGCATCTATCAGAAATATACTTCCGGATGCATTTACGATTGCTATACTTGCAGCGATAGAGTCACTTCTGTCATGTGTTGTTGCTGATGGTATGATAGGCTCTAAGCATAGATCCAATATGGAACTTGTAGCTCAGGGTGTTGGTAACATAGGATCAGCACTCTTTGGAGGAATCCCTGCAACAGGAGCTATCGCAAGAACAGCAGCCAATGTCAAAAACGGTGGTAAGACACCTGTAGCCGGAATGGTTCACGCTATAGTTCTTGTACTTGTTCTTGTAGTACTTATGCCTTATGCGGCACTTATACCTATGCCTACTATTGCAGCTATACTTTTCATGGTTGCCTACAATATGTGTCAGTACAGAGCTTTCATTCACCTTGTAAAGACAGCACCTAAGAGCGATATCATAGTTCTGGTCCTGACATTCGTACTTACTGTAGTATTCGATCTTGTTGTTGCTATTGAGATCGGTATGCTTATATCAGGTCTTCTGTTCGTTAAGAGAATGAGTGAAGAGTCTGAAGTAAGAAGCTGGAAATATGTTGATGATGAAGAGCATGACGCTGACGCCATAAGACTTCGTGAAGTACCAAAGGCTGTAAGTGTATACGAAATAAGCGGTCCTATGTTCTTCGGCGTATCTGATATGCTTGCAGACATAACTGTTAGGGAATCAACCAAATGTCTTATCATCCGTATGAGAGGTGTACCTGCACTTGATGCTACAGCTATGAGAGCTCTCGAGCAGACCTATGATAAGATCACATCAGGCGGAACAACAGTCATATTCTCACATGTCAATGAACAGCCAAGACATACAATGGATAAGGCCGGATTCATTGCCAAGGTTGGAGAAGAGAACTTCTGCAACAATATCGATGCTTCACTTGAAAGAGCAGCGCAGCTGATCAAATAA